Sequence from the Priestia megaterium genome:
TGTGCTGAGTCAGGTATTAAAGATATCGGCTTTATTGGAATCGACGGCGGCTGGGAAATTTACGTGGGCGGAAATGGAGGTACGCATCTTCGCGGAGGAGATTTGTTGTACAAAGTAAAAACAGACGAAGAATTGATGGACATTACAGGAGCGTATTTGCAGTATTACCGAGAAACGGCTAATTATTTAGAACGTACGTCAGCATGGATTGAGCGCATGGGACTTTCGCACATTCAGTCAGTGCTTGATGAAGCTGAGACGAGAAGAGAGCTGAATATGCGTATGGACGAAGCGTTATCTACGTACCGAGATCCTTGGAAAGAAATCGTCGAAAGCAAAAAAACGAAAAAAGAGCTGTTTGAAACAGTTGTCACATCATAAAACTGGGGGGAAATAAAGATGGTGAATAAAAACATTATAAAAGTATGCGTAGGGTCTATTCATGATTTTCCAGTAAGCCTAGGTAAAACAGTGAAAGTAAACGGAAAAGAAATTGCGGTGTTTAAGCTATCAAGCGGAAAAATACGGGCAATTGAAAATCGCTGCCCGCATAAAGGCGGGGTGCTAAGTGAAGGAATCGTGAGCGGCGACTCGGTGTTCTGTCCGATGCACGACTGGAAAATTTGCTTGCATGACGGCAACGTGCAAGAGCCTGACAGCGGATGTGTAGACACGTACGAAGCGTCGGTTGAAGGAGATTTGCTGTATCTTTTAATTGAAGAATAAGTAATGGTGGCGCGTTGATTTTCAACGCGCCACAAAAATTCAAGGGGACATTCAAAGGAGCGAAGCAAAAATGAGAACAGGAAAAGTGTACATTGTAGGAGCCGGACCAGGAGATCCAGATTTACTAACAATAAAAGCAGCCAAATGTTTAGAAAAAGCAGATGTTATTTTATATGACCGATTAGTGAACCCTGTTCTTCTTCAGTATGCAAAAGAAGGAGCTGAACTCGTCTACTGCGGGAAAAAGCCTGGTGATCACTGCGTTTCTCAAGATGATATTCATGATTTGCTTGTATTCTACGCAAGAAAAGGAAACACCGTCGTCCGCTTAAAAGGCGGAGATCCGTTTATTTTCGGAAGAGGCGGTGAAGAAGCGGAAGTGCTCGTTGGGCACGGAATTCCATTTGAAGTCGTTCCAGGTATTACAGCGGGAATTGCGGCACCGGCCTATGCTGGAATTCCTGTGACGCATCGTGAGCTGAGCCGTTCGTTTGCCGTTGTGACGGGACACTGTTTGAGCGGCAAGCCGGAAAGTATTCGCTGGGAGCATTTGGCAAAAGGAGTTGATACGCTTGCGATTTATATGGGCGTTAAAAACTTACCTTATATTTGCCGTCAGCTTTTACATGCTGGAAAAAGCGCGAATACGCCTGTCGCTCTTATTGAACAAGGCACATCGGTTTATCAGCGCACGGTTACAGGTACGCTTGGCACTATCGTAGAAACGGCTGCCGAGCAGCAAGTGAGCAATCCCGCGATGATTGTGATTGGTGAAGTGGTGAAGCAAGCTTCTGCTCTTTCTTGGTTTTTGGAAAAAACAGAAGAAAAAGTATGCGTCTAAGATAAATAAAAGGAGGAAACACTTTTGTTTAAGAATTCACTGCAGTCAATGAATGAGTTAGCCCGCGAAAAAACGAACCTTGTGAATGATCATTTGCCGAGTTATTTTCTGTTAGCTGTGCTAGCGGGTGCTTACGTAGGAATTGGCGTTATATTAGCTCTATCAGTAGGAGCGCCTTTAGCCTCTGCTTCTTTACCGGTCGTTTCTCTTGTGATGGGGTTATCTTTTGCTGTTGCTCTACTGCTTGTCGTATTTGCAGGAGCTGAATTGTTTACCGGAAATCACATGGTCTATACGGTGAGTACGCTATCGGGAGTCACTACATGGAAAGATACGTTCAAGAACTGGACGTGGTGTTTTATCGGAAATGCGGCAGGAGCGTTTGGGCTTTGTTTGTTAATTACCGGAACCGGTTTGTTTAAAGGAATTGAACTGAATCATTTACTCATGACGCTGGCAGCTAAAAAAATGAATTTGCCGGTCAGTGAATTATTTTTTCGCGGCATCCTTTGCAACTGGCTTGTTTGTCTGGCAATTTGGACGGCTTCGCGCACTAAAAGCGATGCGGCAAAGATCATGCTTATTTTTTGGATGCTGTTTGCATTTGTTGCTTCAGGATATGAGCACAGCGTGGCAAATATGACGTTTCTTGGTCTAGCTTTATTGCTTCCGCATCCTGATGCGATTTCGGCTGCTGGACTATTTCATAATTTAATTCCTGTTACACTCGGAAACATCGCAGGGGGAGGACTGTTTGTAGGAAGCCTCTACTGGTTCGTGAACGCTAGGCAGCTAAAAGAAGCTAAAAAACAGCCGGCTGCTCTCTCAGCTGACTTGGATTCTGCTAAACTGTCTAAATAGCAAAAAACCGCTCTTTGTACCATATAGTCTGCTTTTTAAAGCTATCATCACGGTATTTTAGAGCGGTTTCTTCTATATAATATAAACTGCTTAAAGCGTATTCACATCTATACGTATCGAACAAGCAGTATCGTTCTTCATTTTATAGAAACAGGAAGTCTGTGAGAATTGAATCGGACAGATTCTGTTGAAATGAATGTGTGAGGGTGTAGGTATCATCGAAGAGGCAGAGGGCATCTTAGAATTTTAATGTTGTTTGGCATTTTATGCTCTTTTTGAGCTTCCTTAAAGCAGTTGTACATTGCTTTGCTGCCTAAATGATTGGCGGAGTGAATCGTAATTCGATCGGCATATAAATGATGCTTTACCATCAAATGCACGAGCATTAATCCATTCCGTGTCTTGCTGAGTAAATCGTGATCGAGTGACAAATGTTCAACGTCAAATGATCTTAGCAGATCAATACATTCATCAATCGTTTCGGCTAAAACATGACCGTCAGGGCATTTGCGATAGTCGTCTAGAAAAACATTGATTTTCATGACTGATTCTCCCTTCCTTGCCTTGTATTTAGTGTAACATACATAATGTCATATACCTACCTAAGTCTATTCGACACATTTTACTGCACTCCTTCTTAAATAGGGGTAAAAACACGAATCTTTATCATTATTTGCATATTCGCGGCGAATAAAGAGGGAATAAGGAAAGAGATGTCGAACGAAAAATGAATAAATAAACAGTTAAAACTGGACATTGCTTTTTTTATCCCTCTATCTTTATGTAAGAAGGCCATTTTAATCCCAGATTTTACAAGGGATGGAAGGGGATTAACCAATAAAAGATTGTCAGAAAAAAACTATCATTTACGATTTTTTTAAAATAAATTGGAAATTTCTCTTTACGAAAAAGATGGTTGGGACGTATAATTTGATTTAAGGATTTTTTGGAACATAGTATGACAATATGACAAAAAAGAAAAGTAAGGTGAATAGAATGGGTAAGTTATTTAGTATCGGTGAAGTATTAATTGATATGATTCCAGCTCAAAAAGGTCTTCAATTGAAAGAAGTGGAATCGTTTACGCGTGTGCCAGGCGGAGCGCCGGCAAACGTTGCGGCAGTTGTTGCTACATACGGTAATGAGTCAGCGCTTATTACAAAAGTTGGAGAAGATGCGTTTGGAGACTTTCTAGTAGATACGCTTCGTGAAGTAGGAGTAGGTACTGATATGGTCTATCGTACAGAAGAAGCAAACACAGCTTTAGCTTTTGTTTCCCTGCGTGAAGACGGAGAAAGAGATTTCAGCTTCTATCGTAATCCTTCAGCAGATTTATTACTAACAGAAGACGAAATTAACCCTGATTGGTTTGCAAGTAACGATCTTCTTCATTTCTGTTCGGTTGATTTAGTTGAAAGCCCTATGAAATACGCTCATATGAAAGCGATTAAAAGCATGAAAGAAAAAGGCGGCGTTATCAGTTTTGATCCAAATGTACGTCTTCCACTGTGGAAAGATCATGAGCTATGCCGTCAAACGATTTTAGAATTTATTCCTCAAGCGCACATTGTCAAAATTTCAGACGACGAGCTGTCGTTTATTACCGGCATTGAAGATGAACAGAAAGCGATTCAGTCTCTATTTACAGGTGACGTTCAAGTAGTTGTGTTCACAAAAGGAGCAGAAGGCGCAACGCTTTATACAAAACAAGCTGTCTATGAATCAAACGGCTACAAAGTAGCAGTTGTTGATACAACAGGTGCTGGAGATGCATTTATTGGCGGATTCCTTTATCAGCTATTAAGCCGCGATGTGTCACAAGAAAACTTAACGGCCATTCTTGACCGCGACCACGATGCTATTTTGCGTTTTGCAAATGCAAGCGGTGCCTTAACGACAACAGGAAAAGGTGCGATCAGTTCGATTCCAGCCAAAGAAGTAGTAGAGCAATTTTGTAAGCCTGTAGCTAACTAAAATGAAAAGGCTTTATCTCTTCTTATTTTCAATCAGCAGAGGCGTTAGTTTCTGCTGATTGCAGATCACATAAGTGGAAGAAGCAGGCTGTGGAGCAAGAAGAAAAAATTTTTTTCTGTTTTTAAAAAATAATCAAAAAAATTTCTAGCTAAACAATAAATGTTCGTGTTAGTATAATACGAGCAGCAAGAAATAGCAGTTTTACCACCATTTATGAAAACGTTATATATTTATCGGTGTAGAAAATTTGATAGGACTAAAGAGCAGTCCTATCAAATTTTCTAGACCTAAGCGTCTGCTGCCCCCCTTGCGGGGTAGGCAGCAGACGCTTAGGTGAACCTTTGAGGGATTATTCAAGGGAGTGTGAGTGCTTGACCCTTGGTGAAAGAAAAGCAGTAGGTTATTACGTACTATGTACATAGATTAGAAATAGGAAAGTAGGTTAAGAGAAAGATGGATATTTTGCTAGGTGTTCTTCCTTCCGTTGCGTGGGGAAGCATGATTTTAGTTAGTATGAAGATGGGCGGTGGACCTTACAGTCAAACGCTGGGAACAATTATTGGAGCATTGATTCTTTCATTTGTTCAGTTTATGATTGTGCAGCCGGTGTTAACGCCAACGCTTGTTATTGTCGGAATTGTTTCAGGTTTATTCTGGTCAGTAGGTCAAAGCAATCAGTTTAAAAGTGTTCCATACCTTGGTGTTTCAAAGTCAATGCCGATTTCAACCGGTATGCAATTAGTATCAACAGCTCTTTTTGGTGTTATTGTATTTAAAGAATGGTCAACGCTTCAAACGATTGTGCTTGGATCTATTGCGATTCTTTTAATACTAGCAGGCGTTGTGCTTTCTTCATTAGACGGTAAAAAAGAAGGTGCACAAGGGGCTCCAGGACAAACGAAAAAAGGAGTTATCACTCTTATCATTTCAAGTCTAGGATTCTTAGTTTACGTAGTTATCGCACGTATCTTCAACGTAGACGCATGGGCAGCTCTATTCCCGCAAGCAATCGGTATGTTAATTGGCGGCTTAATCATTACATACAAACATAAGCCATTTAACAAATATACGATTCGCAATATCTTACCAGGTCTAATCTGGGCATCTGGAAACATGTTCTTATTCTTATCTCAATCAAGACTAGGCGTAGCAACAAGCTTTTCATTATCGCAAATGGGTATCGTTATTTCAATTTTTGGCGGTATTGTCTTCTTGGGAGAAAAGAAAACAAAGCGTCAATTATTCTATGTATCTCTTGCGAGTGTACTGATTATTTCAGGCGGTATCTGTATCGGTCTCGCGAAAGCACACGCTTAATGTATCGATGTAGAAAAACCCCCATGGCTAAAGTGCAGCCATGGGGGTTTTTCTAGACCTAAGGGTTTGAGGCACCCCTTGCGGGGTAGCCTCAAACCCTTAGTCAAAGTCAAGATCAAAACCTTAGTGCTCTTCTGAATTTCAAAGCTGTACGTTCCTGTTGCGGTTTTTCGTTCTTAAGGCTGATTATTTTTCATTCTTTGTTAGGAAGCTGTTTGGTGTGAAATGGCTTATAGTAGTAGAAAAGAATGGAGGGAAGGCTATGATTAAGAGTATTTATGAGACGCATGTGCAGGTGCGGAGTTTGGAGGATTCGATTGAGTTTTATAGACGTCTTGGGCTGACGTTTGTTCATCGAATTGAAGAGAGGCGCTGTGCTTTTTTCTTTGTTGGGGAACAAAAGCAGATGCTTGGGCTTTGGGAAACAGACGAAAAAGAGCTGAAAACCAGTCATTTTGCTTTTGGAATTGCAGCAGCGGATATTCATGAAGCGTTAACGTGGCTGCGTTCAAAAGGTATTGAACCGGAAGAGACTTCGTTTGGAAAGCCGCAAACAGAGCCGATTGTTCATACGTGGATGCCAGCGGCTTGCGTGTATTTTAATGACCCTGACGGCAACCGCTTGGAGTTAATTACGCTTTTGAATGATGAGCCCGTTGTATCTAAGGATTTTCCGTATTTAAGTGAATGGAACAAAGAGACCGGGACGAAATTATTTTAGCCGAGATGAAAAACGAACCATTGATCAAAGTGTTTGATTAGTGGTTCGTTTTTTTTGTGATGTTGAATGTAGGTTTGATCTGTTTCGTTCCTTCAAGCAGTTGATTGGAGGGCAAGGCGAAGACTCCTGCGGGAAAGGCGGAACAGGTGAGACCCCGCAGGAGCGCAAGCGACGAGGAGGCTCACCGGCCGCCCGCGGAAAGCGAAGTCTTGCATGGAAATTAACTGCGGTGTCATAAGCGATCTATATGAGCTCATGTATCCCATTTGTTCGTCTTTAGATTGGATTCATTTCGTTATGTCTCAACCTTTTTTGTGTATCATAAACGTAAGTTTGACATAATAATAAACATATAATATATTTGTTTATAAATTAATAAACAAAATAGAAGGGTGTCTATTTATATGGTAAACGATTTGTTTTGGGAATCATCTTTTGATGATATGAAAAAAGGATACGGGGAAAGCGAAGAGCACTATCACTGCTTACTGTGCGGTGAAAGTATTGAAAAAGGCATTATTTATCCGGTGGAAGGTGTTTTTTATGAAGCAAAACGCTATATGAAGCTTCATGTTGAACAGGAGCACGGGTCTGTATTTCATCATTTAATACAGCTAGATAAAGATGTAACGGGTCTTTCTGATCATCAAAAAAATTTAGTGAAGTTTTTTAAGGAAGGAAAAAGCGATAGTGATATTCAAAAAGAAATGGGCATCGGCAGTTCATCCACCATTCGGAATCACCGCTTTACGTTAAAGAAAAAAGAGCGTCAGGCAAAAGTGTTTTTAACGCTGATGGAACTGTTGAACGACGGGGAAGAAGAGAAGGCGGTACCCATGTCAAATACAGCGCCTAAAAGAAGTCAGCGCTACAGCGTCAGCGATGAAGAACGTGAAAAAATTTTAGCGAAGAATTTTCCGCAAGGTTTAAACGGACCTCTTCGCACCTTTCACTTGCAAGAAAAACACCGTCTTGTTGTTCTTGAAGAATTAAGCGGGCATTTTGATTTTGGTAGCACGTATACGGAAAAAGAAGTAAATGATATGTTAACACCTTTTTATGACGACTACGCCGTGCTGCGACGCTATTTAATTGAGTACGGTTTCTTAGAACGCAGCGCAGACGGAAGCAGCTACTGGAGAAAAGGAGAGATAGGGATGAGTACCGATTCAAAAGACTATAAAAAACAAATGAAACAGCTCGCGAAAGAAGTAAAAACAGAAGGCGGCGTGTATCAAATAAAAAACCTTCACAACGATAAGATTTACATTGGCTCTACGCCTAACATCAAAACGTTAAACGGCGTAAAGTTCACGTTAAAGACGAACACTCATCAAAATAAAGAGCTTCAAAACGAGTGGAATACGTACGGAGCGGATGCTTTTTCAATTGAGATGCTGGAAACGATTAAAAGAGAAGAAGAAAAAGCACTTTCAAAAAAGGATTTGCTGAAACTGGAAGCGAAATGGTTAGAGAAGCTGCAGCCTTACGGCGAAAAAGGCTATCATTCGCCGAAAGCTGATACAAAGGAGAAATAGGTGTGAAGAATCAACATGTTAAAAGTGAAGTAGTGGAATCAGAAAAATCCGTCAGTAAGCTGATGCTTGTGTTTTTGATTCCGCTCATGTTAAGTAACGCCATGCAGTCAGTTGGGCAGCTGGCGGGAAGTATTATTGTCGGAAGAGCGCTTGGAGTTGATGCGTTAGCCGCTATTTCCGCTTTTTTTCCTCTGTTTTTTCTGCTCGTGTCGTTTTCGATTGGAATTGGTTCAGGAAGTTCCATTTTAATCGGGCAAGCGTACGGGGCACAAAATGAAAAACGAGTGAAAGAAATTATCGGTACCACGCTCACGTTTACGTTTTTAGTAGGCATTGTGCTTGCTGTTGCAGGAAGCATATTTGCTCCGGATATTCTTCGGATCATGGGAACGCCGGCTAATATTATTGACGTAACGGTTCACTATGCGCGCATTTTGTTTGTGGCAATTCCTGTTTTGTTTTTATACTTTGTTTATACGACGTTTATGCGCGGAACCGGAGACTCTAAAACGCCTTTTTACTTTTTAGTCGTGAGTACGGTCTTAAACATCATTTTCCTTCCAATTTTAATTTTTGGATGGATCGGAGTGCCAAAGCTTGGAGTGTACGGCGCTGCGTATGCAACGGTGTTTTCAACCGTATTAACGTTCATTATTATGATCGTTTATTTACGCAAGAAAAATCATCCGTTAAAGTTTGACTCATCTATTTCATTAAAGATGGACGGAACGCTTTTAAAGCTGCTTATGCGTTTAGGGATTCCAGCGAGTATCAATATGATTTTAGTTTCTCTTTCTGAAATTGCGGTCATTACGTTTGTAAATGGATTTGGCTCAGACGCTACAGCAGCGTACGGAGCGGTGAACCAAGTGGCAAGCTATGTACAAATGCCGGCAATCAGCTTAGGAATTGCGGTTTCTATTTTTGCGGCGCAGTCGATTGGTGCCAATAAATTTGAGCGTTTAAAAGAAGTTATTCGCTCTGGAATTATGCTGAATTACGTCATTGGCAGCGTATTGATTTTACTTATTTATCTCTTTTCCAATCAAATTTTAGCTCTGTTTTTAACAAGTCAGCACACGCTCCATATTGCCGAAGAGCTGTTAGTGATAACACTTTGGAGCTATTTGATTTTCGGTCATGCGCAAATTATTACCGCTACGATGCGAGCAAGCGGTACTGTGCTTTGGCCTACGGTATTTAGTATTATGGCTATTTGGTGTGTGGAAGTGCCCGTAGCCTATGTGTTATCGCAGTTTACAT
This genomic interval carries:
- the nirD gene encoding nitrite reductase small subunit NirD codes for the protein MVNKNIIKVCVGSIHDFPVSLGKTVKVNGKEIAVFKLSSGKIRAIENRCPHKGGVLSEGIVSGDSVFCPMHDWKICLHDGNVQEPDSGCVDTYEASVEGDLLYLLIEE
- the cobA gene encoding uroporphyrinogen-III C-methyltransferase, whose translation is MRTGKVYIVGAGPGDPDLLTIKAAKCLEKADVILYDRLVNPVLLQYAKEGAELVYCGKKPGDHCVSQDDIHDLLVFYARKGNTVVRLKGGDPFIFGRGGEEAEVLVGHGIPFEVVPGITAGIAAPAYAGIPVTHRELSRSFAVVTGHCLSGKPESIRWEHLAKGVDTLAIYMGVKNLPYICRQLLHAGKSANTPVALIEQGTSVYQRTVTGTLGTIVETAAEQQVSNPAMIVIGEVVKQASALSWFLEKTEEKVCV
- a CDS encoding formate/nitrite transporter family protein → MFKNSLQSMNELAREKTNLVNDHLPSYFLLAVLAGAYVGIGVILALSVGAPLASASLPVVSLVMGLSFAVALLLVVFAGAELFTGNHMVYTVSTLSGVTTWKDTFKNWTWCFIGNAAGAFGLCLLITGTGLFKGIELNHLLMTLAAKKMNLPVSELFFRGILCNWLVCLAIWTASRTKSDAAKIMLIFWMLFAFVASGYEHSVANMTFLGLALLLPHPDAISAAGLFHNLIPVTLGNIAGGGLFVGSLYWFVNARQLKEAKKQPAALSADLDSAKLSK
- a CDS encoding cyclic-phosphate processing receiver domain-containing protein, giving the protein MKINVFLDDYRKCPDGHVLAETIDECIDLLRSFDVEHLSLDHDLLSKTRNGLMLVHLMVKHHLYADRITIHSANHLGSKAMYNCFKEAQKEHKMPNNIKILRCPLPLR
- a CDS encoding carbohydrate kinase family protein, encoding MGKLFSIGEVLIDMIPAQKGLQLKEVESFTRVPGGAPANVAAVVATYGNESALITKVGEDAFGDFLVDTLREVGVGTDMVYRTEEANTALAFVSLREDGERDFSFYRNPSADLLLTEDEINPDWFASNDLLHFCSVDLVESPMKYAHMKAIKSMKEKGGVISFDPNVRLPLWKDHELCRQTILEFIPQAHIVKISDDELSFITGIEDEQKAIQSLFTGDVQVVVFTKGAEGATLYTKQAVYESNGYKVAVVDTTGAGDAFIGGFLYQLLSRDVSQENLTAILDRDHDAILRFANASGALTTTGKGAISSIPAKEVVEQFCKPVAN
- a CDS encoding GRP family sugar transporter, giving the protein MDILLGVLPSVAWGSMILVSMKMGGGPYSQTLGTIIGALILSFVQFMIVQPVLTPTLVIVGIVSGLFWSVGQSNQFKSVPYLGVSKSMPISTGMQLVSTALFGVIVFKEWSTLQTIVLGSIAILLILAGVVLSSLDGKKEGAQGAPGQTKKGVITLIISSLGFLVYVVIARIFNVDAWAALFPQAIGMLIGGLIITYKHKPFNKYTIRNILPGLIWASGNMFLFLSQSRLGVATSFSLSQMGIVISIFGGIVFLGEKKTKRQLFYVSLASVLIISGGICIGLAKAHA
- a CDS encoding VOC family protein, with amino-acid sequence MIKSIYETHVQVRSLEDSIEFYRRLGLTFVHRIEERRCAFFFVGEQKQMLGLWETDEKELKTSHFAFGIAAADIHEALTWLRSKGIEPEETSFGKPQTEPIVHTWMPAACVYFNDPDGNRLELITLLNDEPVVSKDFPYLSEWNKETGTKLF
- a CDS encoding DUF2087 domain-containing protein, with the protein product MVNDLFWESSFDDMKKGYGESEEHYHCLLCGESIEKGIIYPVEGVFYEAKRYMKLHVEQEHGSVFHHLIQLDKDVTGLSDHQKNLVKFFKEGKSDSDIQKEMGIGSSSTIRNHRFTLKKKERQAKVFLTLMELLNDGEEEKAVPMSNTAPKRSQRYSVSDEEREKILAKNFPQGLNGPLRTFHLQEKHRLVVLEELSGHFDFGSTYTEKEVNDMLTPFYDDYAVLRRYLIEYGFLERSADGSSYWRKGEIGMSTDSKDYKKQMKQLAKEVKTEGGVYQIKNLHNDKIYIGSTPNIKTLNGVKFTLKTNTHQNKELQNEWNTYGADAFSIEMLETIKREEEKALSKKDLLKLEAKWLEKLQPYGEKGYHSPKADTKEK
- a CDS encoding MATE family efflux transporter yields the protein MLVFLIPLMLSNAMQSVGQLAGSIIVGRALGVDALAAISAFFPLFFLLVSFSIGIGSGSSILIGQAYGAQNEKRVKEIIGTTLTFTFLVGIVLAVAGSIFAPDILRIMGTPANIIDVTVHYARILFVAIPVLFLYFVYTTFMRGTGDSKTPFYFLVVSTVLNIIFLPILIFGWIGVPKLGVYGAAYATVFSTVLTFIIMIVYLRKKNHPLKFDSSISLKMDGTLLKLLMRLGIPASINMILVSLSEIAVITFVNGFGSDATAAYGAVNQVASYVQMPAISLGIAVSIFAAQSIGANKFERLKEVIRSGIMLNYVIGSVLILLIYLFSNQILALFLTSQHTLHIAEELLVITLWSYLIFGHAQIITATMRASGTVLWPTVFSIMAIWCVEVPVAYVLSQFTSLEIKGIWIGYPAAFVVSLILQYSYYQFVWKKKKIERLVG